Genomic window (Desulforapulum autotrophicum HRM2):
TCGCCAACAAGACAAACACCTATGATGTGCGACAGGCCGTTGTAACCTATGGCTACCACTAAACCAAAGCGCCCAGAATCTGACGCCCCGCCACAGGCATTATCCCTGTCTGACCTGTTCGGGGCTCTTTCACGGGCATTTATTGCCGCAACTGTAAATCACTACGCCACCATGACATATTGGAAGCAGGCATGCAAAGACAACCCGGTTCTGTCTGACGACCATCCGCATGGAATGAAAATTGTCTCTGCGCAAGTACCGTTATCTGTCGCAGTGGCCCAGAAAACCGCTAATCCGCCAAGGGTGGAACAACGAACCAAGACCATTATTGCCGAACCTATCATAAGCGACGACCCAAAATCGAAACGACAGGAAGCTACTCGCGTTATTTATGCCGTCCTGGCCAGAGAGGGCAAGCTTTCTTTTTCTAATGCCCAGCGATTAACCGACCTTGATAAAACAATAAAAATGAATCTGCCCGATACTAAAAAACAAATAGACAAACAGTTTTTATCAGACTTGCAGCGCGATTTTTTAACACAACCTGCTGGAAACTTGGAAACGTCACTCTTATATCGGGCTGCGTATGCAATGTGCATTTCATGTGTTTTTGCAAGTCTCTCAAGGGAAAGGAGGAAAGTGTTATGAAAAATTTAAGAATGAAACATCTGGTATTAGCGATTTTGTTGGCAGTATCTTTACCGGCATGTGGAGGTGGCGGCGGCGGAGGTGACGGAAGTACGGCTGGTATTTCTTATACGGGACTTACAACCCAAGCTACAATTGATGAAAATAATGCCGAAGATCTCGTCACTGGAGCATACCAAGGTGGGCAGGTAGGTGCTGCAATTGGCAGCCTGGGTGCCATTCAGGCTGGGGAGAGTGGACCTGTTGGTTATTCGCGTATGTTGAAGGTATCACAGGTTTTAGAAGGTTCACTTCGCCAAGTGGACTTGATGTCTATATCGGCTGGCACATTCGTTGGTGCCGTTGACACTGAGAGCGATACGATTTATGGCGATTGCGGAGGCAGTGCTTCTATTACCATTAGTGGTGATGATCAAACTGGAGATTTCTCTGGCAGTATCAACTTTAACAACTATTGTGAAGATGGAGTTACCATCTCTGGTGATATGGATATCTCTGGGCAACTTGATGTTAACACCGAAGAGTTAATAGAATTCGACTTTTCTTTTGATAACGTTACTTGTACCATGGACAATGATTCTATGACTCTTAATGGCAACATTTCATTTGATAACATTGTCTCTCCTCCTACCATAACTATGACAATGTTGTTACAGGATAATAACACGGAAAAAGTATACAAGGTTAAGGACTACACCATGACTTTAACCGAAGAGGCGAGCTATGAAGATGTTGAAGTCTCTGGTACATATTTCGATCCGGATTATGGCTATGTATCTATCAGCACCACTACGCCACTCCGCATCTATTACTATGATGACTATCCATCCGGTGGGGTCATCGTTGTGACAGGCGAGACGGGCATTGCTGGCGGTAGTACGATGGCTCGGCTAACAGTACTTACTTCAACGACCTATCAGATTGAGGCAGATACAAATGGTGATGGTACATATGACTGGAATTCTGGGGACTTGAATTGGTCTGACATTTAACCTGTGGCTACAAGCAAGATCTAAAGAATCGAAAACAGAAGGGGAAATGGCTTAGAATACTATTTCCCCTTCTTCACAGAACAATGTAAGTGTTTTCAATCCTATCTTAATGACCTGAATGATTTGATCAGAATCATTTGGCATGATTTGATCAGATATTTCATTTTAACCTGGCGTCAAAAGGAGACTATTCTCATGCTAAGAAACTCAATAATTTTTTTCTATTTTTTTCTTAGCACCGCAATTGTCATATCTATCCAATCGTTCGCACTTGCCGAGGATGACAAAGGGTTAGAAAGCCACCTTTCGATCGGCATGGGCTGGGAACAGCTTGACTATGAAGAACATGAACCAGATAGAGATTCAGACTCTAATGCTAAGGTAAGTAATGTAATAATAGGAATCGAAGGGTTAAAACGATGGGAATCTGTATTTGGTGGAATAAAGGCTATCATTCCGGTGTTACGAGAAGAAGATGAGGAAGCGTGGACATCTTCAGGTACAACGTTACAAACTAACTCCTTAGAATATGGATGGATGCGGATAGATGGTTACATAGGCTATCCCTCAACCTTCTTTCTTAGTCCTTATGGTGGCTTGCGTTGGTCAGAAAGCAAGCAAGAGAGAATGGACTTTCTTTTATCTGGCGCCACTCTTACTGGTACTTCAAGAGAAACGGTTAGGTCGTGGAGCTTCTTGCTTGGTGTCAGAGGTAGCGGCAATTTCACGCCTCGATGGAGATGGAATTACCAGATAGAATACTTTGTTCCAATTGATGTTGAGGTTACTAATAGTAGTCTACCAGGTTTTGAGGCTTCAGATAAAGAGGGATATACCTTAGAGCTGAAATGTGGCGCAGAGTACTCTTACACCGATGCTTTATCCTTCGGTATCCTGATTTATGGCGGGAGGATGCATTGGGACGGAAGTGGTTGGAATTCTTTTGATGGTGGATCAGCGAAGTGGCCTGAGAATAATACAGATTACTTGGGTGGAGCAGTAAATATCATCTGGAGATTTGGGAAAAAAGTATCAAAGTAATTTGGTGTTAACTCATACTCGTCAAAATCATGAAACAGTTAAGGGACTCGGAAAAAATAAAATATACCATATGGCTTGTCTTTTTACTCGTCTTCTTCGTTGCATCAATTGGCACATATTCCAATATGCTCCAATTGATGCGCCTTGAAGACAAGCAAAAATCCAGCGCCCTATTGGTATCTTTTAAAGTTTCCGAGCCCCTAATGTCGTTAAAAATGTTCCAGGATAGGACCAGAGTTTTGGTAAAAAGATGCTGAATGCCAGAGTATCTGATACGCAGTATTGCGGCGCTCCAGCCGAACTCATTCTGGCAGCTAAGCCAGTATTGACGTAGCTGTTCTTCAGTGATATCGTGAATCGGTTTGTTGTAAAAGCGCTTGAACAGGCGGGTAAACCAAACAGCAAAGGGCTCCTTTTTTTAAAAGTTGAAAAACCTTTTGAAAGATGTGCTTTTAATCAACTTTATTGGAAACCCTTGCTGCCCGTTACCCAAACGTCAGACTCCCCGAGTTATCCGCCGCAAGCAGATGCTCTTTAATATTGAATAAAGATATCCTATGTGTAACTGGTGAGGAAAGAATGAAAAGTAAACCTGAAATAACCATTTCGATTCTGGCCCCGGTTGGGAGCGCTTTACTTGGACTTTCTATCGGCGATAAAATTGAGTGGCCAAAACCTGGAGGAGGAAATCTTAAAGTCAGAATTACGGAGATAATTTATCAGCCAGAAAGATCTGGTGATTATCAACTCTGAATAAGAAGCAGCCTACAGGTACATCTTGCCGGACTTGGGTAAACTGTACGGCTGCTTAGCGGCGTTATGGCTGGCATAAAAAACCGCTCAAATTCGTTCCAACTGCAAAAAAACACTGCCTTCACCGGACTCGCTATCGCTCGCCGTTTAGCGGGACGTTAGCCCTTATGATAAATTCCATGGAGAAAAAATGACAGATTTAATAGACAAAATTCATTTTCAGGATTTATCCGAACGAGATCCGAAGGAGGTTTGCAGGCGGGCATCATGCAAATATGATGATATAAACGAGCTTTACAAATTGTCTGTATGGGGTGACGAATACAGAATATGTCCGAATCAATCAAAAATCGACTGTATGGGTAATAACACTCAAGGGCTTCATGATTATTTTTATCTGTTTATTATCCATTATCTTCTTAAATCAAAAGAAATTGAAATATCCAACGAGTGGATATCAGAGAAAGATATTCCGGGTGGTACTGCATTCTTCCGTGGACCTCATGAAATCCCGACAAATTTAATATCAATCCGATTTAGCAATAATATTGATGAATTCAAAAAAAGATGTGAGCAACTAAATGGCAAACCAATTAACATGGCAGATGCAGCCTATAGTTTTTGGATTGCACCCCGAATTCCAGTGGCAGTATTGTATTGGCTCGGTGACGAGGATTTTCCCGCTGAATCGAAAATACTATACGATAAAACCATTTCTGAACATTTGGCATCTGACATTATATATGCTTTAGGGGTTGGGATCTGCGAAAGATTAGGAAAGCCCCATGGTAAAGAATATGTTTCTTTATAGTTCGAAAGAAGAGAAACTGAACAATGCGGTGGCTCTGAAAGAATATATAGAGTCAATAATTGATGATAAAGGCGTATAACCCTCGATTAAACAGCATCCCCGTCATCCGCAACTCAAGGGCGACGGTATACGACCACACCACCAAAGTACTAACATTTTTACTTAAGAACTGTTAGAGATCATGTTAAGAAGAGGAACCATTACATTCTGGAACGATGGGAAGGGCTTTGGATTTATTACACCCAATGCTGGTGGCAAGCAACTTTTTTTCCATATTAAATCCTGCAGCCCCCATAATCTAAGACCAGAGATCAATCAGTCCATTACCTATTCTTTGTCCGTTGACAAACAAGGGAGACCATGCGCTGTAAAAGTCATTCTTCCCGATAATGACTGCGCTCTGGAGATCAAAAAGAAGGAAAGAGGGCTTTCAGTCATTGGTGCCGTATGCTTTCTTGGCGTTGTTTGTTTCTCTGTTTTTACAGCCAAAATCCCCATCCTGGTCCTGGCTCTTTACCTGGGCGCCAGCCTGGTCACCTTCATCGTATATGCGTTGGACAAATCAGCTGCCCGAAAAGGGGCCTGGCGAACCTCGGAAAATACGCTGCACCTTCTATCACTCATTGGCGGATGGCCCGGTGCTCTCATGGCCCAACAAAAACTACGCCACAAATCCCGGAAGCAACCCTTTCGTTTCATCTTCTGGATAACGGTTCTGGTGAATTGCGGTGCCTTTACCTGGCTTTTTACTTCAACCGGCACCGCCACCCTGCAATCTTTTGTTCATGATAATTCTGACCTTCTTCATACCATTTCAAAAGCACTGACTCACTGACAACAGCAATGGGCTCATACTATTTCAGAAGACAAGCCGTTGTATTTTGAGATACTTCAGAGCCACAATTTATTGCGGTTTTCCATGGGAACAGACAGACTTGGGAGTTCTCTCTTACTTTCAGATGTTTTTGAATGGATTTGGACAACCCGATTACTTTGGCCAAGTCGAGATAGACAGACAGGCCAGCCAATGAGGTCATGCCGGTCTGAGTTTTTTCTTGTTCATACATGAATGGGAGCACGCCTTGTATCATAACTTGTTCCACCCCGTTGATGATAGTTTTTTGTTGGCACCAAGACTCTACCTGCTTGAACCATCAAGCGCAACGGGGTTTTCCTTTTTTTAGATTGTGGATTGGGGCGAGAGTGGGGATGGACAATCGCCCGACCATATGTTATTTTTATGATTTTTGCGCATGGAGACTAAACCAAATTGACGATTCAAAAACATGACAGTGAAGATCAATCTTTTCCGAAAATACCCCCGTTAAAAACGGGTAATTTACTGGTTTATGTCATGGCTGTCGCTTGTGGGGTGGCTGTGGCTAATCTCTATTACGCGCAACCGCTGCTGCACACGCTGGCCCAGGGATTTGGCACCTCCGAAGGCACAACCGGCCTCATTGTCACGATGACGCAGTTGGGTTATGTCATCGGCCTCACGCTGATCGTACCCCTTGGTGACCTGCTCGAACGACGACGACTGATCACGATCGTCTCTTCGGTAACAGCAGTGGCACTGGCGGGAGCCGCCATCTCGCCAGGAATTGGATCGTTCCTGTTTGCATGCCTGGTAATCGGCTTTACTGCGGTGGT
Coding sequences:
- a CDS encoding DUF3786 domain-containing protein encodes the protein MTDLIDKIHFQDLSERDPKEVCRRASCKYDDINELYKLSVWGDEYRICPNQSKIDCMGNNTQGLHDYFYLFIIHYLLKSKEIEISNEWISEKDIPGGTAFFRGPHEIPTNLISIRFSNNIDEFKKRCEQLNGKPINMADAAYSFWIAPRIPVAVLYWLGDEDFPAESKILYDKTISEHLASDIIYALGVGICERLGKPHGKEYVSL
- a CDS encoding GreA/GreB family elongation factor — encoded protein: MKSKPEITISILAPVGSALLGLSIGDKIEWPKPGGGNLKVRITEIIYQPERSGDYQL
- a CDS encoding DUF1294 domain-containing protein — encoded protein: MLRRGTITFWNDGKGFGFITPNAGGKQLFFHIKSCSPHNLRPEINQSITYSLSVDKQGRPCAVKVILPDNDCALEIKKKERGLSVIGAVCFLGVVCFSVFTAKIPILVLALYLGASLVTFIVYALDKSAARKGAWRTSENTLHLLSLIGGWPGALMAQQKLRHKSRKQPFRFIFWITVLVNCGAFTWLFTSTGTATLQSFVHDNSDLLHTISKALTH